A segment of the Neisseria chenwenguii genome:
TTGGAACAGGCGCTGCAAGACGGGCGTGCGGATTTGGCCGTGCACTCGATTAAAGACGTACCCATGGTGTTGCCCGAGGGCTTCGCGCTGGCGGCGGTGGGCGAGCGCGCCAACCCGTTTGACGCGTTTGTTTCCAATCATTACGCGCGGCTGGAAGACCTGCCTGACGGCGCAGTGGTCGGCACATCCAGCCTGCGCCGCGAAGCGCAGTTGCGCGCCCGCCATCCGCGTTTGCAGATCAAACCGCTGCGCGGCAACGTGCAAACCCGCCTGCGCAAGCTCGATGAGGGCGAATACGACGCGGTTATCCTTGCCGCCGCAGGCTTGCAGCGGCTGGGGCTGGACGGGCGCATCCGCCTGATTCTCTCTCCTGCTGACAGCCTGCCCGCCGCAGGGCAGGGCGCACTCGGTATCGAAATCGCAGCGCACCGTGAAGATTTGATGGAAGTTTTGCAACCGCTCAACCACGACCAAACCCGCGCCTGCGTCACCGCCGAACGCGCCCTTGCCCGCGCATTGGGCGGAAGCTGCCAAGTGCCGCTCGCCGCCTACTGCACCGAAGAAAACGGCCTGTTAACCCTGCGCGGACTGGTCGGCCACCCCGACGGCTCGGTTTTATTGCAGGCCGACGCCCAAGCTCCCGCCGACTACGCCGACGCGCTCGGCCGCGCGGTAGCGAAAAAGTTGGCCGATGACGGCGCAGAAGAGCTGATTGCCGCGGTGTTGGCGGAACAGGCTTGAGCTTGGGATTTTGATTATTTTGTTTTAAAAACAGCGTATTGAAAACATTAAAGGCCGTCTGAAAAATCTTGGGTAAGGTTTTCAGACGGCCTGAAGTTTTAATATGTTGAAAAGGCTTCATAAAAGCTGTCTGAACTGTTTTGCCGGCATCCTGCGTGAAAGATAAAAAAACGATACGTGAGGAGCTTCAGCGTGCAAAATCCGCGGCCGCCGGCTTTCGGTATTGTTGCCGTTAAGTTCTGTTTCAAGACCGTTTAACCTAAAGAATATGATATAAAGGATAAATGAATTATGATATTCGGGAGTATTCCAAGCAGTGTTTGGAACAATTTACACAACGGGTTTCCCGTTTTACCCACAAGGAGGCAGTCATGAAAAAAATCGTATTGGCCGCCGTATTGGCCGGCTTGAGCGGCATTGCCGCCGCAGAAGGTCTGTATGTCCAAGGCGATGTCGGTTACACCAAACTGCAAGCCAAAGCAGACGGCAAAATTTCCGACGGCAACGTCGGTGCCCGTGTCGCGCTCGGCCGTGAAGCCGGATCCGTGCGTTACGGCGTGGATTACACCTATTTCGGCAGAATCAAAGACAGCGAAAACTCTCCGTACGGCACCTACAGTTATGAAGGCAAGCTGGATGCGCATTCCGTCGGCCTCAGCGCTGTTTACGACTTCAAAAACCAATCCCGCCTCACCCCCTACGTCGGTGCGCGTGTCGGCGTAAACGTGTTGCACTTGGATTTCAAAGAACGCGGCGACGGCCGGTCTGACTCTTACACCTTCCGCAAAACCAAAGTCGGCGTCGGTGCGTTGGCCGGTGTACAATACCGCATCAACGACAAATTCGCGGTGAATACCGGTATCGAATACAACTACCTGGGCAAAGTTGACGATGTGAAATTCAGCCAATACGGCGCCAATGTAGGTTTGCGTTACAACTTCTAAGCGGACGCAGCCGATAAAACAGGCCGTCTGAAAACGTTAAACCGTTTTCAGACGGCCTGTTTATTTTTAAGAAACAGAAAACGGTTTGAAACGGCCGACAACTTCATTGCCGTTGTTTCTGAGTAAGCAGAAATAACGGCAATGTGGCTTTCAGACGGCCTTTTCCGCGCACTTAAAAGATTCAGACTTCTCCTGTTTCCCTCTATCAAGCGGCATTCTGTCCTGCCTGCGCCAGAATCTTGCCGACAATTTCGCCCACGTCTTTCGACACGTCTTTCTGCGCGGCGATGCGTTGCAGTTGGCCGGTCATCAGGCTTTTGCGGTGCGGTTCGAGTTTGGGGCAGAGGTTGAACGCCTGTACCAGCCGTGCGGCGACCTGCGGGTTGAAGCGGTCGATTTCGATCACTTTGTCGGCGATAAAGGCGTAGCCGCTGCCGTTTTCGGCGTGGAAATGCGGGACATTGCGGCTGAACGCGCCCAAGAGCGAGCGGGCTTTGTTGGGGTTTTCAAGGCTGAATTTGGGGTGGCTTAAGGCCGTCTGAACCTGTGCCAAGGTGTCGCTGCGGCGGCTGGAACCGATGAGGACGAAATATTTGTCCATTACCAGCGCGTCGTCGGCGTAGCGGTCGGCGAAGCGTTCGAGCAGGCGGTTGCGGCCGTCTTCTTCGAGGTGGTTGACGGTGTTTAACACGCTGATTTCGTGGGTCATATTCGGGGTGAGCTGCTCGTAGCGGGAAATGAAATCCTGCAAACGGGCGCACACGGTTTGGCCGGGCGCGGCGGGCTGTTCGCCGTCGTAGGCTGCGGCGGCGACTTTGGCGTGCTGCTCTTCGCGGATGGTGTAGAGGCGCACGGCGGCCAGCAGGGCGCGCACGCCGGCGAGCTGCGGGTGGTATTCGTAGGGCTTTTCGATGCCGCTGGCGGTTTCCTGCGCCAGCGCCCAAGTGCGCGCTTCGACCAGTTCGGCGAGGCATTCGCGGGCGATTTGGTCGGCGAGGCGTTCGCGGGCTTGGTGGTAGTGCTGCGGGTTGATGTTGCCCGCGCCGTCCCACAATTCGCTTTCGGACGGCATGCCGAGCAAAACGGCTTTAAACGCGGGGTCGAGATTTGTATCGGCGAGCACGCGGCGGATGGCGGCGGTGAGGCCGCGGTGTTCGGGCAGCGGCGTGCCGTTTTCAATCGCGGCAAGGTTGGCGGCGACGGCGCGGCGGAACAGGGTTTGGCCGGCTTCCCAGCGAGCAAATTCGTCGCTGTCGTGCGCCAGCAGCAGGGTCAGCTCGTCGTCGCTGTACGGATAGTTGAGGTGTACGGGCGCGGAAAAACCGCGCAGCAGCGAGGGCACGACGGCTTGGTTGACACCGCCGAGCGTGAAGGTTTGTTCGGCTTCGGTGAGCAGCAAAACCGCTTCGGTCGCGCGTTTTCCTTGATAATCAAATTCGACCGCCGTGCCTTGTTTGTCGAGCAAACCGACTTTCAGCGGCATCATCATCGGCTGTTTTTGCGCCATATCGGGCGTGGCGGGAACGGTCTGTCTGACCGTCAATTCAAAACCGCCGTTGTCTTTCAGACGGCCTGAAACGTCTAAAACGGGCGTGCCCGCCTGACTGTACCACAGCGAAAATTGGTCGAGGTTGATTCCGTTTGCATCTGCCATCGCAGCGCGGAAATCGTCGCAGGTGACGGCCTGCCCGTCGTGGCGTTTGAAATAAAGTTTCATACCTTTTTGGAAGCCTTCTTCGCCCAGCAGGGTATGGTACATCCGCACCACTTCCGCGCCTTTTTCATACACGGTCATGGTGTAGAAATTGTTCATTTCCTCATAGCTCGCGGGGCGCACGGGATGGGCGGTCGGCCCCGCATCTTCGGGAAACTGGTGCTGGCGCAGCAGGCGCACGTTTTCAATGCGGCGCACCGCACGGCCGGCGCGGTCGCCCGAAAATTCCTGATCGCGGAACACGGTCAGCCCCTCTTTGAGCGAGAGCTGAAACCAATCGCGGCAGGTCACGCGGTTGCCCGTCCAGTTGTGGAAATATTCGTGGCCGATAACCGATTCGATGCCCTCGAAATCCGCGTCGGTAGCGGTTTGGCTGTCGGCCAGCACATATTTGGTATTGAAAATGTTCAAGCCCTTGTTTTCCATTGCGCCCATGTTGAAATCGCCGACCGCCACGACCATAAACACATCTAAATCGTATTCCAAACCGAAGCGCGTCTCGTCCCACGCCATCGCGTGTTTCAGCGATTCCACCGCAAACGGCACTTTCGCCTTGTCCGCCTCAGTCGTATAAAACGCGATGGCTACCCTGCGCCCGCTTTTCGTGGTGAAACTGTCTTTCGTCACCGCCAAACCGCCCGCCACCAGCGCAAACAGATAGCTCGGCTTGGCAAACGGATCGATCCATTTCACCCAATGGCGGCCGTCTGAAGTTTCGCCGCCGTCAACCTTGTTGCCGTTGGAAAGCAAAACGGGATAACGTTTCTTGTCCGCCGTAATCACCGTGGTAAATTTCGACATCACATCAGGGCGGTCGGGATAAAACGTGATTTTGCGGAAACCCTCGGGTTCGCATTGGGTAAACAGATTGCCGCCGCTGGCATAAAGCCCCATCAGCGATTTGTTTTCAGACGGCCTCAGGCGCGTTTCCGCCTCGATGACAAAACTTTCAGACGGCACATCATTGACCGTCAGCCGCTCGTTTTCCGTATCCAACACAAAGTCCGCCGCCGCGCCGTCGATTTTCAGCGACAACAGTTCCGCCGAACCATCCAACACCAGCGGCACGCCCGCCGTTTTCGGATTCACCAGCAGGCGCGATTTCACGATGGTGAAGTCGTCGAAAATATCGAAATGCAGGTCGGTTTTACGCACTTCAAACACAGGCGCGCGGTAGTCTTTCAAATAATGCACGGTTTTGCTCATGGCGGACTTTCGGAAATAACAAAGATAATGTCGGGGATATGGTTTCAGACGGCCTGAAATCAATAGGGGCAAATTAAAAGGCAGGAAAAGGACGAGACCGTTGCAAAAATAAGAAACGCCTGCCTAACGGCCGTCTGAAACGGTGAATTCTTCAAGTGCCGTCATTCCCGCACAGGCGGGAATCCACGGTTGAAAACAAGCAATACATTGTTTTAAAACAAGTTTTAGAAAATTATGCGTGGATTACCGCCTGCGCGGGAATGACGTCCGTAAAAGTTTCAGA
Coding sequences within it:
- the hemC gene encoding hydroxymethylbilane synthase; translation: MSPKKLVIASRESLLAMWQAEHIQGRLKTLYPDCEVSILGMTTQGDQILDKTLSKIGGKGLFVKELEQALQDGRADLAVHSIKDVPMVLPEGFALAAVGERANPFDAFVSNHYARLEDLPDGAVVGTSSLRREAQLRARHPRLQIKPLRGNVQTRLRKLDEGEYDAVILAAAGLQRLGLDGRIRLILSPADSLPAAGQGALGIEIAAHREDLMEVLQPLNHDQTRACVTAERALARALGGSCQVPLAAYCTEENGLLTLRGLVGHPDGSVLLQADAQAPADYADALGRAVAKKLADDGAEELIAAVLAEQA
- a CDS encoding opacity family porin, producing MKKIVLAAVLAGLSGIAAAEGLYVQGDVGYTKLQAKADGKISDGNVGARVALGREAGSVRYGVDYTYFGRIKDSENSPYGTYSYEGKLDAHSVGLSAVYDFKNQSRLTPYVGARVGVNVLHLDFKERGDGRSDSYTFRKTKVGVGALAGVQYRINDKFAVNTGIEYNYLGKVDDVKFSQYGANVGLRYNF
- the pepN gene encoding aminopeptidase N, yielding MSKTVHYLKDYRAPVFEVRKTDLHFDIFDDFTIVKSRLLVNPKTAGVPLVLDGSAELLSLKIDGAAADFVLDTENERLTVNDVPSESFVIEAETRLRPSENKSLMGLYASGGNLFTQCEPEGFRKITFYPDRPDVMSKFTTVITADKKRYPVLLSNGNKVDGGETSDGRHWVKWIDPFAKPSYLFALVAGGLAVTKDSFTTKSGRRVAIAFYTTEADKAKVPFAVESLKHAMAWDETRFGLEYDLDVFMVVAVGDFNMGAMENKGLNIFNTKYVLADSQTATDADFEGIESVIGHEYFHNWTGNRVTCRDWFQLSLKEGLTVFRDQEFSGDRAGRAVRRIENVRLLRQHQFPEDAGPTAHPVRPASYEEMNNFYTMTVYEKGAEVVRMYHTLLGEEGFQKGMKLYFKRHDGQAVTCDDFRAAMADANGINLDQFSLWYSQAGTPVLDVSGRLKDNGGFELTVRQTVPATPDMAQKQPMMMPLKVGLLDKQGTAVEFDYQGKRATEAVLLLTEAEQTFTLGGVNQAVVPSLLRGFSAPVHLNYPYSDDELTLLLAHDSDEFARWEAGQTLFRRAVAANLAAIENGTPLPEHRGLTAAIRRVLADTNLDPAFKAVLLGMPSESELWDGAGNINPQHYHQARERLADQIARECLAELVEARTWALAQETASGIEKPYEYHPQLAGVRALLAAVRLYTIREEQHAKVAAAAYDGEQPAAPGQTVCARLQDFISRYEQLTPNMTHEISVLNTVNHLEEDGRNRLLERFADRYADDALVMDKYFVLIGSSRRSDTLAQVQTALSHPKFSLENPNKARSLLGAFSRNVPHFHAENGSGYAFIADKVIEIDRFNPQVAARLVQAFNLCPKLEPHRKSLMTGQLQRIAAQKDVSKDVGEIVGKILAQAGQNAA